The Kaistella daneshvariae genomic sequence CGAGTTTACCGTCATCAAGCCGCAATGATTTTTAACAGCCGGATAAATTTTGCGCTTCGGTAAATAGTGAGTAAATTTGCGCCATCTTTTAGAGGAAAAATTTGTATTGATTGCAACCTCAGTAAAAAATGCTAAAACCGATTTCTCTTTTAGTTTCTTTTGCAATCTTTCCAAGTATTTTCCTGGTACTTTTAATTAAAAAAACAAAAGAAATATGTCTTATTTATTTACGTCTGAATCGGTTTCCGAAGGGCATCCCGATAAAGTGGCCGACCAGATTTCCGACGCATTAATCGATAATTTTCTCGCAAACGACCCCACTTCAAAAGTGGCCTGTGAAACATTAGTAACTACCGGTCAGGTGGTTTTGGCAGGCGAAGTGAAATCATCAGCTTACCTTGATGTGCAGGATATCGCACGTAAAGTCATCAATAAAATTGGTTATACCAAAGGTGAATATATGTTTAACGGTGATTCCTGTGGTGTAATTTCCGCTATTCATGAGCAATCGCCTGATATTAACCAGGGTGTGGACCGTGTTGTTGAAGGGGATGATTTTGAAAGCCGCGCCAATTCGCAAGGTGCCGGTGACCAGGGGATGATGTTCGGTTATGCGACCAACGAAACCGAAAATTATATGCCGCTTGCGCTGGATTTAGCACATGCGATTTTAAAAGAATTGGCCAATTTGCGGCGAGAAAATAATGCGATTAAATACCTTCGTCCAGACGCGAAATCACAGGTTACTATAGAGTATTCTGATGATCACAAACCAATCCGCATTGATTCCATCGTAGTTTCAACACAACACGATGATTTTGGCAGTGAGGAAGCGATGCTGGCAAAAATCAGAAAAGATATTATCGAAATTTTAATCCCGAAAGTGAAAGCCATGCAGCCAAGAGCTATTCAGGAGCTTTTCAATGACCAGATTAAATTTCACATCAACCCGACCGGAAAATTTGTAATTGGTGGGCCGCACGGCGATACCGGTTTAACCGGAAGAAAAATAATTGTGGATACTTACGGTGGTAAAGGCGCGCACGGTGGTGGTGCTTTTTCCGGTAAAGATCCTTCAAAAGTTGACAGAAGTGCAGCCTACGCAGTGCGACACATTGCAAAAAATCTTGTAGCTGCCGGAGTTGCTGACGAAATTTTGGTGCAGGTTTCCTATGCGATTGGTGTTGCGGAACCTTGTGGACTGTATGTAAATACCTACGGAACTTCAAAAGTAGATTTGCACGATGGAGAAATTGCCGGCAAAATCCAGAAAATTTTCGATTTAAGACCTTACGCTATTGAACAGAATTTAAAACTTAGAAATCCTATTTATCAGGAAACTGCATCGTATGGCCACATGGGACGTGATCATTATATTGCAGATAAAGTTTTTAAAAGAGCTAACGGCGAAGATTTAGTCGTGAAAGACCTCGAATTTTTTACCTGGGAAAAGCTGGATAAAGTAGAGGAAATCAAGAAAGAATTTAATTTGTAATCACCTAAAATGCTTTAACAAAAATGTTAAAGCATTTTTTTTAACTTTATGCACATTATAAAATCATAACCAATGTTGAAGAGATTTTTGGTCACTTTCTTTTTGTTAGCAGCTTTTGCAGGTAGTATAAAAGCACAGCTTACGGTCCATAAAATGGTTCACGCCGGATATGTTTATCAAAACCAAAGCTTTGCCGAAGTGGGTGGGCGGCTGCTTTTTTTAGAGAATGACGATATGATTTTCCGCCTCGGTGCTGCCGGAATGTTCGGAAGTGCTAACGGAAAATTTGCGGCGCTGCCAAAAATCCAGGGAGATATTTTGCTAAATTTTGAGCGGAACGTAGATCTTTATCATGCGTATTATTTTTTAGCAGGAGCGGAAGCCACCACAAAATACATTGCACCGAAAGTTGGTGTTACGCTGTTTGGCTTAATTGATTTAACCGGAGGTTATGCTTTTCCGTTCGATAAAAATGGAGTTAATGCTAAAAAATTACACGGCTTAAATATCAATTTCACCGTAAATGTGCCTGTTGTAATGATTCATGACCTGATGAAATAATATTTTTTATAATTTTTTAACAAAGTATTAACTTTTTGCTTAAATTAGCTTTTCACTTTAACACATAATGTATGGTAAAATAACTCTACTGATTTTTTAATAACGAAGAAAGCCAACCTGATATTTTAGGTTTGCGATTATTCATAAATTTTTAGTTACGAGTTATGGATACACACACAGACAGTTGGCTGATTTCTGCATATAAAAATGGCAATGAAAAGGCCCTGGCAGTTCTCATTGATCGCCATCAAAAAGATATTTTTTCCTATATTTTCTATAAAGTCATGGACGACACGCTGGCAAATGATGTTTTCCAGGACACGTTTATGAAAATTATTGTAACCTTGAAAGAAGGCCGCTACAACGAGGAAGGTAAATTTGTGCTTTGGGCGAAACGAATTGCTCATAACCTCATCATCGATCATTACCGCCTGAAAGCCAAACACAACAAAGTTTCCGAGACGTCTTTCGATAATGAAGAATATTCAATTTTTGATCTCATCAGCATTGACGAAGAAAATATCGAAGAGCAGCTGATTTCACGACAGATTCAGGACGATTTGCTTAAAATTCTAGACTACCTTCCGCCAAACCAGCAAGAGGTTGTAAAGCTGCGTTATTTCGATTCGCTTTCCTTTAAAGAAATCGCGGAACAAACCGATACCAGCATCAACACCACCTTAGGCCGCGTGCGTTACGCCCTCATCAATCTGCGAAAAATAATGGAAGAACACCAAATAAGTTTAACCAGATAATAAAGTGAAATAATCTGCGTTTTTAGTGAAACTTTAGCCTATGAAAAAAGATTACACTTTAAACGGAAAACTTTTGAAACCAAAAAAAATGACCGTTGAATTTTTACTGAGATACTCTAAAAACCTCCAGGTTTTAAAAACGGTCTCCAAAATTCATATCGTTACTAAGAACTAACAAAAATCCTTAAATTTGTGCTGTATGAAAATTCAGCACATTTTTTTTGATCTCGACAACACGCTTTGGGATCACCGCGCAAACGCTTACCTCACCCTGAAAGCGATTTTTAAAAAAGAAGAAGTTCAGGAAAAGTATAATCTAAATTTTGAGGACTTTCACCGCGAATATTTTACCATTAACGAAAGATTGTGGGCACAGATTCGCGATGGTGAAATCGATAAAAATTACCTGCGAAAACACCGTTTTTTCGATTCTTTCCTTTTCTTTGGAATTGATGATTTCGAACTCGCACAAATTTTCGAAAATAATTTCCTGGACGAAATACTCAACTACAACGACCTCGTGGAGGGCGCCTTTGATCTTTTGGAATATCTTCACAACAAAGGTTATACGCTACACATTTTATCCAACGGTTTTCAGGAAGTAACGGCGAAAAAATGTGAACTTTCGGGAATCCACAACTATTTTAAAACCATTACCAGCGCCGACGAAATCAATATCCGCAAACCACACCCGGAAATCTATGATTATGCGTTGAAAAAAGCGAACGCCAACGTTGAAGAATCCATCATGATTGGCGACGATTGGATTGCTGATGTAGAAGGTGGAAAATCGTTCGGCTTAAAAGTAATTTATTTTGATGTTTTCGACGATAAATACACCGCAGAAGGCGTAAAAACCATCCGTAAACTGGAGGAAATAAAATCAATTTTATAAAAAAATCCTTTCCAAAATTTGGAAAGGATTTTTTTTTGGCTGCTAAATGCCCAAACTTATCCGAACTTTTTCCAAAGTTTGTGCGGCAATGGCTTTTGTTTTTGCTGCGCCTTCCTGCAGTTTTTCTTCCAGTTCCGGCAAATTATTC encodes the following:
- a CDS encoding YjjG family noncanonical pyrimidine nucleotidase, whose product is MKIQHIFFDLDNTLWDHRANAYLTLKAIFKKEEVQEKYNLNFEDFHREYFTINERLWAQIRDGEIDKNYLRKHRFFDSFLFFGIDDFELAQIFENNFLDEILNYNDLVEGAFDLLEYLHNKGYTLHILSNGFQEVTAKKCELSGIHNYFKTITSADEINIRKPHPEIYDYALKKANANVEESIMIGDDWIADVEGGKSFGLKVIYFDVFDDKYTAEGVKTIRKLEEIKSIL
- the metK gene encoding methionine adenosyltransferase, whose product is MSYLFTSESVSEGHPDKVADQISDALIDNFLANDPTSKVACETLVTTGQVVLAGEVKSSAYLDVQDIARKVINKIGYTKGEYMFNGDSCGVISAIHEQSPDINQGVDRVVEGDDFESRANSQGAGDQGMMFGYATNETENYMPLALDLAHAILKELANLRRENNAIKYLRPDAKSQVTIEYSDDHKPIRIDSIVVSTQHDDFGSEEAMLAKIRKDIIEILIPKVKAMQPRAIQELFNDQIKFHINPTGKFVIGGPHGDTGLTGRKIIVDTYGGKGAHGGGAFSGKDPSKVDRSAAYAVRHIAKNLVAAGVADEILVQVSYAIGVAEPCGLYVNTYGTSKVDLHDGEIAGKIQKIFDLRPYAIEQNLKLRNPIYQETASYGHMGRDHYIADKVFKRANGEDLVVKDLEFFTWEKLDKVEEIKKEFNL
- a CDS encoding RNA polymerase sigma factor yields the protein MDTHTDSWLISAYKNGNEKALAVLIDRHQKDIFSYIFYKVMDDTLANDVFQDTFMKIIVTLKEGRYNEEGKFVLWAKRIAHNLIIDHYRLKAKHNKVSETSFDNEEYSIFDLISIDEENIEEQLISRQIQDDLLKILDYLPPNQQEVVKLRYFDSLSFKEIAEQTDTSINTTLGRVRYALINLRKIMEEHQISLTR